In Deltaproteobacteria bacterium HGW-Deltaproteobacteria-18, a single genomic region encodes these proteins:
- a CDS encoding flavodoxin family protein, producing the protein MYAIAVNGSPRKGGNTEFLLNRALEPLTAAGWETELVQVGGKNIRGCQACYKCFSRQDGQCAMKKDVFNEVMEKLLRADALIFGSPTYFTDVSAEMKALLDRAGLVALANGRAFKGKIGAAVVAVRRGGATHVYDTINHMFLMNQMIIPGSVYWNMGYGRDKGEVETDAEGLGNMKNLGQTIAWLGMAIKPHLGSFPVLETMSE; encoded by the coding sequence ATGTACGCAATCGCAGTAAACGGCAGCCCGCGCAAGGGCGGCAACACGGAATTCCTCTTGAACAGGGCCCTGGAACCCCTCACCGCCGCCGGGTGGGAAACCGAACTGGTTCAGGTCGGCGGAAAGAACATCCGGGGCTGTCAGGCCTGTTACAAATGTTTTTCGCGCCAGGACGGGCAATGCGCCATGAAGAAAGACGTCTTCAACGAGGTCATGGAGAAGCTCCTGCGCGCCGACGCCCTGATCTTCGGCTCCCCCACCTACTTCACCGACGTCTCGGCCGAGATGAAGGCCCTGCTTGACCGTGCGGGCCTTGTCGCCCTGGCCAACGGCCGGGCCTTCAAGGGCAAGATCGGCGCGGCCGTTGTTGCCGTGCGCCGGGGCGGAGCCACGCACGTCTACGACACGATCAACCACATGTTCCTCATGAACCAGATGATCATCCCCGGCTCGGTGTACTGGAACATGGGCTACGGCCGCGACAAGGGCGAGGTCGAGACAGATGCCGAAGGACTTGGCAACATGAAGAATCTGGGGCAGACCATCGCCTGGCTGGGCATGGCGATCAAACCGCATCTGGGCAGCTTTCCGGTCCTGGAAACCATGAGCGAATAA
- a CDS encoding alkylhydroperoxidase, translating to MKTGKPKHYQKLQEMYPELISAAEALGKAAQEAGPLSEKEMHLVQLGASAALRSEGAVRSHGRRALQAGATPEEIRHAVILLTSTIGFPTVAAALDWLEKVLD from the coding sequence ATGAAAACGGGCAAGCCGAAACACTATCAGAAATTGCAGGAAATGTATCCTGAACTCATCTCCGCCGCCGAGGCCCTGGGCAAGGCAGCGCAGGAGGCCGGACCTTTGAGCGAGAAGGAAATGCACCTTGTTCAGCTCGGCGCTTCCGCGGCCCTGCGCTCCGAAGGCGCGGTCCGCAGCCATGGCCGCCGGGCCCTGCAGGCCGGAGCAACGCCGGAGGAGATTAGGCACGCCGTCATTCTCTTGACCAGCACCATCGGATTTCCTACGGTCGCGGCGGCTTTGGACTGGCTTGAAAAGGTTCTGGACTAG
- a CDS encoding transcriptional regulator, whose amino-acid sequence MDKNEVRPCRVKEISGKRYRCYFELTLAVIGGKWKPIILYHLSLASAVRFGGVRRGMPDVTERMLTRQLRELEADGLVHREVYREVPPRVEYSLTEMGLSLIPLLLQMRDWGVDYEKYLGADLIFTGDGYERPILEGADSCVGA is encoded by the coding sequence ATGGACAAAAACGAAGTCCGGCCGTGCAGGGTCAAGGAAATCTCCGGCAAGCGCTACCGCTGCTATTTTGAGCTTACCTTGGCGGTAATCGGCGGAAAATGGAAGCCTATCATTCTTTATCACCTCTCTTTGGCGAGCGCGGTCCGTTTTGGGGGGGTGAGACGTGGCATGCCCGACGTGACCGAACGCATGCTGACCCGGCAACTGCGGGAGCTGGAGGCAGACGGGCTCGTTCATCGTGAGGTCTACCGCGAGGTGCCGCCCCGCGTCGAGTACTCCCTGACGGAAATGGGGCTCAGTCTCATCCCGCTCCTGTTGCAGATGCGGGACTGGGGGGTGGACTACGAAAAGTATCTGGGCGCAGATCTGATTTTCACGGGAGATGGGTACGAGAGGCCGATTCTGGAGGGTGCGGATTCCTGTGTCGGGGCCTGA
- a CDS encoding reactive intermediate/imine deaminase, whose protein sequence is MRKLDFIATDKAPAAVGPYSQAVRAGGVLYVSGQLGLAPATGQFAGADFEAQAKQALANMGAILAEAGCAVTDIVSVDVFVTDLANFKLFNGIYDEFMAGHRPARAAVQVSGLPLGGVVELKCVALARQ, encoded by the coding sequence ATGCGCAAACTCGATTTCATCGCCACGGACAAGGCTCCGGCCGCCGTGGGCCCCTATTCCCAGGCCGTGCGTGCCGGGGGGGTTTTGTATGTCAGTGGACAGCTTGGGCTGGCCCCCGCCACAGGTCAGTTCGCCGGTGCGGACTTTGAGGCCCAGGCGAAGCAGGCTCTGGCCAACATGGGAGCCATCCTGGCCGAGGCCGGATGCGCCGTAACGGATATCGTCAGCGTGGACGTGTTCGTGACCGACCTGGCCAATTTCAAACTTTTCAACGGCATCTACGACGAATTCATGGCCGGTCACCGGCCTGCTCGCGCCGCCGTGCAGGTCTCGGGTCTGCCGCTGGGCGGAGTTGTAGAACTCAAGTGCGTGGCCCTGGCCCGTCAATAA
- a CDS encoding dinitrogenase iron-molybdenum cofactor biosynthesis protein, which translates to MKVAIPTVGTRVDEHFGHARTFTIFTLNDSGQIVESETFYPPSGCGCKSTVGVSMQAKGVSTLLVGNIGQGAINKMAEHGIKVVRGCEGEILDVLKSWTNGDLIDKNILCNHEGCTH; encoded by the coding sequence ATGAAAGTCGCCATCCCCACAGTTGGTACCCGCGTAGACGAACATTTCGGTCACGCTCGGACCTTCACCATTTTCACTCTAAACGACTCCGGCCAGATCGTCGAAAGCGAGACATTTTATCCGCCTTCGGGCTGCGGATGCAAGTCCACCGTGGGCGTCAGCATGCAGGCCAAGGGCGTATCCACCCTGCTCGTCGGCAACATCGGCCAAGGGGCCATTAACAAGATGGCCGAGCACGGCATAAAGGTTGTACGCGGCTGCGAGGGCGAAATCCTCGACGTGCTCAAAAGCTGGACCAACGGCGACCTCATCGACAAGAATATTCTCTGCAATCACGAAGGCTGCACGCACTAG
- a CDS encoding nitroreductase, with product MIDFHIDKDKCIQCGECAADCPAGIIAMADFPEITDEGRCYRCQHCYTVCPTGAVSILGLVADDAEPMKNLPSAEQMTSLVTWRRSVRRYKDENVSPALIDELIGTASHSPTGVNAQGVVFTVIRDKAFMDRLRRETLDRLAAMADAGKLPEGLISQYLGWAVQKWKAEGRDIIFRGAPHMLLTSAAPGVACPVQDVHIALTTFELLASARGLGTLWDGMFMMALAVCPELKETLRIPPDHTLGYALLFGHPAVEYHRPVKRKPSSVNMLG from the coding sequence ATGATCGACTTTCACATCGACAAGGATAAATGCATCCAGTGCGGTGAATGCGCGGCCGACTGCCCGGCCGGCATCATCGCCATGGCGGATTTCCCCGAGATCACCGACGAAGGGCGCTGCTACCGCTGCCAGCACTGCTACACCGTCTGCCCGACAGGGGCCGTGTCCATTCTGGGACTGGTGGCCGATGACGCGGAGCCGATGAAAAACCTGCCTTCCGCGGAGCAGATGACCAGCCTCGTCACATGGCGGCGCTCCGTGCGGCGCTACAAGGACGAAAACGTCTCCCCGGCGCTGATCGACGAACTCATCGGCACCGCCAGCCATTCGCCGACCGGGGTCAACGCCCAGGGCGTCGTGTTCACCGTGATCCGGGACAAGGCCTTCATGGACCGGTTGCGCCGGGAAACCCTGGACCGCCTCGCCGCAATGGCCGATGCCGGCAAGCTGCCGGAAGGACTGATCTCGCAATACCTGGGCTGGGCTGTCCAGAAATGGAAAGCGGAAGGCCGGGACATCATCTTCCGGGGAGCCCCCCACATGCTGCTGACCAGCGCCGCTCCCGGCGTGGCCTGTCCGGTGCAGGACGTGCATATCGCGCTGACCACCTTCGAGCTCCTGGCCAGCGCCCGTGGGCTTGGCACCCTGTGGGACGGCATGTTCATGATGGCCCTGGCCGTCTGCCCGGAGCTGAAGGAAACGCTGCGCATCCCGCCGGACCACACCCTCGGCTATGCCCTGCTTTTCGGTCACCCGGCGGTGGAGTATCACCGCCCCGTGAAAAGAAAGCCATCCTCCGTCAACATGCTGGGCTAA